A stretch of Christensenellaceae bacterium DNA encodes these proteins:
- the fusB gene encoding elongation factor G → MKEYNPQDILNIAVVGHGGEGKTTLTEAMLFDSGAIERMGKVEDGNTVTDYDNEEIKRHISIGMGLAPVEWKNKKINLVDVPGYFDFEGEAVAAYGLADCALIVLGPNGIVPVGTQKAYDYCVKHNIPRAFAINQLDKENTDFVKTVGALGTKYGAAVTAVQMPIMNNGKFEGIVDLIEMKAYMFDGKSVKPAEIPANLKDEATALRETLVENAAGNDEALMEKFFDGQELSTEDIMKGLKAGILQGTVAPVFAVAAALDLGVSALMDGLLAMMPIASEIAPVRVEDASGKEIELKRDPAAPFVAHVLKTIADPFVGKLSIIKIIQGTLTSDMSVTNGNTGKPEKCSNLGVMRGKKLINVSKLLAGDIGAIAKLQNTATGDTLCTGACTLRFTPIEFPQPCISLAVAAKKKGEEEKVFSGLHRLEDEDPTFKLVKDTETGDMLANGMGEMHLEIINNKLKSKFNVEGELHDPRIPYREAIKKPVKAQGKHKKQSGGHGQYGDVWIEFSPVPDGLADFIFEDKIVGGVVPRQYIPAVEKGLKESVKKGVLAGYPVVGLKCTLYDGSYHTVDSSEMAFKVAANLAFKKGMAEANPVLLEPIVKVEVTIPDEYMGDIIGDLNRRRGRILGMNPVEGMQEVTAEVPMSEMFKYATDLRSMTQARGSFKQTFERYEEVPAQMADKVIAQAKLDMEE, encoded by the coding sequence ATGAAAGAATACAATCCACAAGACATCTTGAACATAGCTGTTGTCGGACATGGTGGCGAGGGAAAAACCACTCTTACCGAGGCAATGCTCTTTGATTCGGGCGCGATCGAGCGCATGGGCAAAGTCGAGGATGGGAATACTGTAACAGACTATGACAATGAAGAAATCAAGAGACACATTTCCATCGGTATGGGGCTGGCTCCCGTGGAATGGAAAAACAAAAAAATAAATCTGGTCGACGTGCCCGGTTACTTCGATTTTGAGGGCGAAGCCGTTGCGGCGTATGGCCTTGCGGATTGTGCGCTGATCGTTTTGGGGCCGAACGGCATCGTTCCAGTCGGCACGCAGAAAGCCTATGATTATTGCGTGAAGCATAATATTCCGCGTGCGTTCGCAATCAATCAGCTTGATAAAGAAAATACGGATTTTGTAAAAACGGTTGGCGCGCTGGGAACGAAATATGGCGCGGCTGTTACGGCCGTACAGATGCCGATTATGAATAACGGTAAATTCGAGGGCATTGTGGACCTGATCGAAATGAAAGCGTACATGTTCGACGGCAAATCCGTAAAACCGGCGGAGATTCCGGCAAACCTTAAGGACGAAGCGACGGCGCTTAGGGAAACACTGGTAGAAAACGCTGCGGGAAATGACGAAGCGTTGATGGAAAAATTCTTCGACGGCCAGGAATTATCCACAGAGGATATTATGAAAGGCCTTAAGGCAGGGATCCTGCAAGGAACGGTCGCGCCTGTGTTCGCAGTGGCCGCAGCGCTCGATTTGGGCGTAAGCGCACTGATGGACGGGCTTTTGGCAATGATGCCGATTGCTTCCGAGATAGCGCCGGTGCGGGTAGAGGACGCAAGCGGCAAAGAGATCGAATTAAAGAGGGATCCGGCGGCGCCCTTTGTGGCTCATGTGCTTAAGACGATTGCCGATCCGTTTGTAGGAAAATTATCGATTATTAAAATAATACAGGGAACGCTTACGTCGGATATGTCCGTTACCAACGGCAATACCGGCAAGCCGGAAAAATGCTCGAACCTGGGCGTAATGCGCGGGAAAAAACTAATCAACGTATCAAAGCTGCTGGCGGGAGACATCGGCGCGATTGCTAAGCTGCAAAACACAGCGACAGGCGATACGCTGTGTACGGGAGCGTGTACGCTGCGGTTTACTCCCATCGAATTTCCGCAGCCATGTATTTCCCTTGCCGTTGCGGCAAAGAAAAAGGGCGAGGAAGAAAAGGTTTTCAGTGGCCTGCATAGATTGGAAGACGAGGACCCGACGTTTAAGCTCGTAAAGGATACCGAAACAGGCGACATGCTTGCGAACGGCATGGGTGAAATGCACCTGGAAATCATTAACAATAAGCTGAAGAGTAAATTCAATGTGGAGGGCGAATTGCACGATCCTCGTATCCCTTACAGGGAAGCGATTAAAAAGCCGGTAAAGGCACAGGGAAAACATAAAAAGCAATCCGGCGGACACGGACAGTACGGCGACGTATGGATTGAATTTTCGCCGGTGCCGGACGGACTTGCGGACTTCATTTTTGAGGACAAGATCGTCGGCGGCGTTGTTCCGCGCCAGTATATTCCGGCGGTGGAAAAGGGGCTTAAGGAAAGCGTTAAAAAAGGCGTGTTGGCGGGTTATCCGGTGGTCGGCCTCAAATGTACGCTTTATGATGGTTCTTACCATACGGTAGACTCGTCTGAAATGGCGTTTAAAGTAGCGGCGAACCTTGCTTTTAAGAAAGGAATGGCCGAGGCCAATCCGGTGCTGCTAGAGCCTATTGTTAAAGTAGAGGTAACGATACCAGACGAATATATGGGAGATATTATTGGCGATTTGAACCGCAGACGCGGCAGGATACTTGGGATGAATCCGGTCGAGGGGATGCAGGAAGTGACGGCAGAGGTGCCTATGAGCGAAATGTTCAAATATGCTACGGACCTTCGTTCGATGACGCAGGCGCGCGGCAGCTTCAAGCAGACGTTTGAACGGTATGAAGAGGTTCCGGCCCAGATGGCTGATAAGGTGATCGCGCAAGCCAAACTGGATATGGAAGAATAA
- a CDS encoding hydrolase: MQSKEYESKLRYMILTIPEVIGQAPGIKIFGRTLKSFLFATDTSLIKNTDADAVMAVYPFPPQPAINQAILQTASIPVMCSVGGGEVEDDRVLHMAMEAEWGGAFGAVLNPTADNELVAKLKKRIDIPTVVTVVSEKEDLERRIESGADILNVSGAENTCRIIEQIRNKYPYIPIIATGGPTDETIRETIECGADAITYTPPSNAELFRMTMQVYREKLQLEE; the protein is encoded by the coding sequence ATGCAGTCAAAGGAATATGAGAGCAAGCTCCGGTACATGATTTTAACGATACCCGAGGTGATCGGGCAGGCGCCGGGGATCAAGATATTCGGAAGGACGCTGAAATCTTTTCTTTTTGCAACGGATACTTCACTGATCAAGAATACGGATGCGGACGCCGTCATGGCGGTGTATCCTTTTCCGCCGCAGCCGGCGATTAATCAGGCGATTTTGCAAACGGCAAGCATTCCGGTGATGTGCAGCGTAGGCGGCGGGGAAGTGGAAGACGACCGCGTGCTTCATATGGCGATGGAAGCCGAATGGGGCGGCGCTTTTGGCGCGGTCCTGAACCCCACGGCGGATAACGAGCTGGTTGCCAAATTAAAGAAGCGCATTGATATTCCGACTGTGGTGACGGTGGTCTCGGAAAAAGAAGACCTTGAGCGGAGGATCGAAAGCGGCGCGGATATTCTCAATGTTTCGGGAGCGGAAAACACGTGCAGGATCATTGAGCAGATACGTAATAAGTATCCGTATATCCCGATTATCGCCACTGGCGGCCCGACGGACGAAACCATACGCGAAACCATCGAATGCGGAGCGGACGCAATTACCTATACGCCGCCTTCCAACGCGGAGCTGTTTCGTATGACCATGCAGGTTTACAGGGAAAAATTGCAGTTGGAAGAATAA
- the cdr gene encoding CoA-disulfide reductase, with amino-acid sequence MKVIVAGGVAAGMSAASKIIRIQKDARINVYEKGGYLSYGACGLSYYVAGYNEDPDKLIARTRATFEKMDINTFLHHEIIAVDTRDKVVTVKNLQSGETFKDTYDKLMIGTGAAAIKPPILGIDKKGVYVLKTMEDGLLLKEAVAGYGIRNVVVVGGGYIGIEVVEAMHALKKNVVCIEAADKILAPFDDEITAVAVKELQDKGIEVHTGEKVIEFRGTESVNEVLTDKGRYVADLVVVSAGVRPNTQFLEGTDVSLARNGAVIVDREMRTSSPDVFAAGDCAMVYDLVKQKNVYLPLGTAANKCGRIAGNNICGGHEVFVGMTSSAALKVCDVQLGRTGLGEREAIDMGYTVGSVTIEGRNHPAYFPGMEPLYIKVIYEKPSMRILGAQLAGKDGAALRTDVFVVAINAGMTTKQLGMADLIYSPPYAGVWDAIQIACNAAR; translated from the coding sequence GTGAAAGTAATTGTAGCAGGCGGGGTGGCGGCGGGAATGTCCGCCGCTTCTAAGATTATAAGGATACAGAAAGACGCGCGGATCAATGTCTACGAAAAAGGCGGTTATCTTTCGTATGGAGCATGCGGCCTTTCCTATTATGTGGCAGGATATAATGAAGACCCTGACAAACTGATCGCGCGCACGCGCGCGACGTTTGAAAAGATGGACATCAATACGTTTTTGCATCATGAAATCATTGCCGTGGATACGCGCGACAAGGTTGTAACCGTCAAAAATTTGCAGAGCGGCGAAACCTTTAAGGACACTTACGATAAGCTGATGATCGGAACCGGAGCGGCAGCGATCAAGCCGCCGATTCTCGGGATAGATAAAAAAGGCGTTTATGTGTTGAAGACGATGGAGGACGGCCTGCTGCTTAAGGAAGCCGTCGCAGGCTACGGTATCCGGAACGTTGTCGTGGTGGGCGGCGGATACATCGGTATTGAGGTCGTGGAGGCGATGCACGCCCTGAAAAAAAATGTCGTATGCATTGAAGCGGCGGATAAAATTCTTGCTCCCTTTGACGACGAGATTACGGCTGTCGCGGTAAAGGAGCTGCAGGATAAGGGAATCGAGGTTCATACCGGCGAGAAAGTGATTGAATTCAGAGGAACGGAAAGCGTCAACGAAGTCCTGACAGACAAAGGCCGTTATGTTGCCGACCTGGTGGTGGTTTCAGCCGGTGTGCGCCCGAACACGCAGTTCCTTGAGGGAACGGACGTATCGCTTGCAAGGAACGGCGCTGTGATCGTGGACCGCGAAATGCGGACATCCAGTCCGGATGTTTTTGCTGCCGGCGATTGCGCAATGGTGTACGATCTTGTGAAACAAAAGAATGTATATTTACCGTTGGGAACGGCTGCAAATAAATGCGGCCGGATTGCAGGAAACAATATTTGCGGCGGCCATGAAGTGTTCGTTGGCATGACGAGTTCAGCCGCGCTCAAGGTGTGCGATGTCCAGCTTGGTCGTACGGGCCTTGGGGAACGCGAGGCCATTGATATGGGTTATACGGTAGGAAGCGTGACGATCGAGGGTCGCAACCATCCCGCGTATTTTCCGGGAATGGAGCCGCTTTATATCAAAGTGATTTATGAAAAACCAAGTATGCGGATATTGGGTGCGCAGCTTGCGGGCAAGGACGGAGCGGCGCTGAGGACGGACGTATTTGTGGTGGCGATCAATGCGGGGATGACAACCAAACAACTGGGGATGGCCGACCTGATATATTCACCGCCATATGCAGGGGTATGGGATGCGATCCAGATTGCCTGCAATGCCGCCAGATAG